CCGCTTTTGTGTTTATACTCTTGAATGAGATCTCTGAGCGATCTTTCTACCTCCTCGCAGGGCTGGAtgatctccttgtccaGTCGGTAGATGCATTCTTTGAGGATACGCACTTTGCTGAGCTTGTGCTCGCGAGCAGTGTGGTAGTCGAACGTCGGTAGGTTGCCGAGATATGCCGTGTACAAGGCCAGAATGAGCACTGTTGCTGCCAGCTCGTAGACAGATATCATCTTGAGCGGTGATAGGGGCTGTTTATGAGTGATCTGTTTACACTGACAAGAGACCGGTCTGGTGGATTGGGTGCAGATAGGTCGGATGGGGTAGGTCGGAGAGGTGTGGGTCGGGAGTACTTGTGGATGTGTCAAGATACCGCTCGGTGTATTCAGCAGTAGGACAGTTGGTATACTCAATGGTGGTGTTTTAAAAAATACAGTAACTGTACAGGTACACATGTTGACACTTTTCACAATATTATTTCGTTTGTCAGATCGCTGCTGTAGAAACAAttgtgtatgtactgtatgtatgaACGGTTTTCTTTGATCAAAATCAATAAGCCGTTTAATATCTTGTCTGATCAAAAGGTGTACATTATTGGTCTGTTTCCTGTTATTACATTTCATATTTTGCTGAAATTAATTGCAATTAATCTACGAAATTATCTTTAAATGCTGCTTAAATATCCCCAAAGATTAATAAACTCGGATCCATTAACATGCATGAACGCGTAAAACTTGCTCCATGGCGACACACACCATGAATAGCGACATTCCCGATCCCAGCGACTGGATCGACTCCAAGCTGAGCGGCCTCAAAGACGTGGACGAGACTCTGCGCTGCCACATCTGCAAGGAGTTCTTCACTGCGCCCATGATCACGGGATGTGGCCATACCTTCTGCTCGCTGTGTATCCAGCGATATCTCACCAACACCAGCCAGAGATGCCCCACGTGTAtgcaggagcagcagattTCGCAGCTGCGCAAAAACGTGACTGTCGAGACCCTCGTGGAGCATTTCAGCGCCCAGAGAGCCACGATTCTTCGCGTGGTGAAGGAGGCGGCAAAACAGCCGATTccagaggtggtggagccACCCAGCAGTCCAGATTTGGACGACGGAAGACGCCGGTCCGGTCGCAAACGTACGCGCACAAACTACACAGAAACCCTGGTCTCGTCGGACGACATTCAGGTCGAGTGTCCTGTTTGCCAGGCCATGCTTCCAGGAGCAGCCATCAACAGACACCTGGACAACAACTGCAACGACACCGGAGCCAATGGAGGCAACTGGCTGGGCACCAAGAAAAAGACCAAGCCGCTGCGCAAGATTCAGCGAGTCAACCAGGCGTCAGAAAGCGTGGCCAACGTGCGTCGCAAACTGCAGGATGAAGGCCTTTCTACTTCGGGGTCCAAACAGACGCTGTTTCGGCGCTACGACGAGTGGGTGACGCTGTGGAACGCAAATGTGGACAATAAGACGCCACGGTCAAAGAGCGATATCAAGGACGATCTGCGAAGGTGGGAAACGACAGTGGTGGCAAACGAAAACGCACAACCGGTGAAAATgaccatcaagaacattgaCGATAGACAGTGGGTCCAGAAACACAAGGAAGACTACGACTATCTGATCGAACAAGCAAGGAAGTcgattctcaagaagaaacaggaaaaggaaaaggagcagcagcagcagcaggagggGCACCAAAAAGCAGTGGATCGCAGGGAGGACAACGAGCCGGACATGAAGAGGAGTGAAACAGAGGGGTATCAGGTTGTCTCCTAAGACATAGAATGCATGCATGTTAACACTTACAATAGACATAAAAAGATTTATTTGAATCACAGAAACGCGTTTCGCCGCAAGATCGCCCAAGTTTGAAGTCGACAGTCATCGTGGCACAGAGCTCCCACAGGCGTGAAAGTACGACGTTTTGATTCGTCTCGTTCCGCTCTTCAATTTGATCTAACAATATccacacaaaaaaaacacaactCCTCC
The Yarrowia lipolytica chromosome 1A, complete sequence genome window above contains:
- a CDS encoding uncharacterized protein (Compare to YALI0A08558g, no similarity), with the protein product MKCNNRKQTNNVHLLIRQDIKRLIDFDQRKPFIHTVHTQLFLQQRSDKRNNIVKSVNMCTCTVTVFFKTPPLSIPTVLLLNTPSGILTHPQVLPTHTSPTYPIRPICTQSTRPVSCQCKQITHKQPLSPLKMISVYELAATVLILALYTAYLGNLPTFDYHTAREHKLSKVRILKECIYRLDKEIIQPCEEVERSLRDLIQEYKHKSGARKPTVTIPIFKRVRRENLRLFRYAPKAKAFVRVQSPKEKPHPQQRLPKDTNEFDVTNLRQVNKFGVNSDKDPYWHPQPRHPLSSLSCNPSTRRYPPKLHA
- a CDS encoding uncharacterized protein (Compare to YALI0A08580g, similar to Saccharomyces cerevisiae RAD18 (YCR066W); ancestral locus Anc_6.332, similar to uniprot|P10862 Saccharomyces cerevisiae YCR066w RAD18 DNA repair protein), with the protein product MATHTMNSDIPDPSDWIDSKLSGLKDVDETLRCHICKEFFTAPMITGCGHTFCSLCIQRYLTNTSQRCPTCMQEQQISQLRKNVTVETLVEHFSAQRATILRVVKEAAKQPIPEVVEPPSSPDLDDGRRRSGRKRTRTNYTETLVSSDDIQVECPVCQAMLPGAAINRHLDNNCNDTGANGGNWLGTKKKTKPLRKIQRVNQASESVANVRRKLQDEGLSTSGSKQTLFRRYDEWVTLWNANVDNKTPRSKSDIKDDLRRWETTVVANENAQPVKMTIKNIDDRQWVQKHKEDYDYLIEQARKSILKKKQEKEKEQQQQQEGHQKAVDRREDNEPDMKRSETEGYQVVS